DNA sequence from the Hippoglossus stenolepis isolate QCI-W04-F060 chromosome 17, HSTE1.2, whole genome shotgun sequence genome:
GTACtagcagctgtagttttggtggaagcagctgtagttttggtggaagcagctgcagttttggtggaagcagctgtagttttgtggtagcagctgcagttttggtGGTAGAGCTGCAGTTTGTagcagctgcagttttggtgggagcagctgtagttttggtggaagcagctgcagttttggtGGTAGCAGCTGTTTGATGGtagcagctgtagttttggtgggagcagctgtagttttggtggagcagctgcagttttggtggaagcagctgcagttttggtGGAAGCAGCGTAGTTTTGGTGGTagcagctgcagttttggtGTGGCAGCTGCAGTTTTGTGGGAGCAGCTGTAGTATTGGTGCtagcagctgtagttttggtgggagcagctgtagttttggtgggagcagctgtagttttggtgggagcagctgtagttttggtgggagcagctgcagttttggtGGGAGCAGCTGTTGGGTTTAGCAGCTGTAGTTTGGAGCAGTGTAGTTTGGTggagcagctgtagttttggtgagcagctgcagttttggtGGGAGCAGCTGTAGTTTGAGGGTAGCAGCTGCAGTTTGGTGGGAGTTTGGGTAGCAGCTGCAGTTTGGTGggagcagctgtagttttggaagcagctgtagttttggtggagcagctgcagttttggtgggagcagctgtagttttggtggaagcagctgtagttttggtgggagcagctgcagttttggtggaagcagctgcagttttggtggtagcagctgtagttttggtggaagcagctgcagtttggtggaagcagctgcagttttggtGGAAGCAGCTGTATTATTGGTACTAGCAGCTGTAGTTTGGTGCTAGCAGCTGTAGTTTGGTGCTAGCAGCTTAGTTTGGTGGAGAGTAGTTTTGGTGGaagcagctgtagttttggtggtagcagctgtagttttggtggaagcagctgtagttttggtgGAATGGTCTGGgcagctgtagttttggtgGTAGAAGCTGTAGTTTTGGTGGAAGCAGCTGTATTATTGGTACcagcagctgtagttttggctagcagctgtagttttggtgGAAGCAGCTGTAGTTTGTGTGGAGCTGTAGTTGGTGGAGAGAGTTGGGCTGTAGTTTGGTGGTAGCAGCTGCAGTTTTGCAGCAGCTGTAGTTTGGTGGtagcagctgtagttttggtgGGAGGCAGCTGTATGGAACAGCTGTAGTTTTGGTGGTagcagctgcagttttggtggtagcagctgtagttttggtgggagcagctgtagttttggtgGTAGCAGCTGCAGTTGGCAGCAGCTGTAGTTTTAGTGGGAGCAGCTGTAACAATACATACACAGGCTAAAGAATATGATGAagaataatgtttatttaaaaaatattaatgttttcaGGGTTATTTCCAGCAGGGTTGGATATTTCAGGTTTTATGAACTGGGGGCATGGTATTTTTGAGGTTGTGGCTTTTAAGGAAAGAGTTTAAGTTGCAATTTCCAGTTTTCTACTTACCAGACTTTATTATGTTCAAATCCTCTCAAAGGCAGATTtaccaataaataaaacacaacaatagtCATAAACCCATTTCCTCCTGATATTAACCGTTGATCTGTTTTTGTACCTTATCTCGATTTGCATACATACAGAGCTGTTTCTGATTAACTTGATtttgtcctcttcctccacagctgttgccatgacaacagacGAGGCGGAGAGTCACCAGAAGAAGCCAAGGCCGCAGGAGGAAGCCGGCCAGGACGCCAGGCCACCCtcaccagaggaggagcagctccgGCCTCGCAACCGCAACTCTGCCAGCCGCGGCCTCTCccgcctcttctcctccttcctgaaGAGGCGCTCACAGTGTGAGAGCgaggggggggagaaggaggacaagaaagaagaagaagaagctaaAGCCCCCATCGCTGACCCTGAACCTGAActgaggacagagggagaggtcGCCCTGGATCAGCACTCAGTAAACAGTGCTGAGGCTCAGGTAAGCCTGTATGCTCTGTATCTGCAGTAGTGGTGggccaaaacacaacatttggtCTCAGTCTAATACAAAGTGTTACAAAAGACAGGATCACTGATAGTTATCCTGATACTCTTTATTGTAAAAAGCAGTGAATGTGCCGTCAGGTGAGGTGGAGAAAtatgtgaatacatttttaacgAGACATATATTTGTATGACCTGTACATTACATACTGTACCAGACATATATATGTTCACTGCATGAATCCACACACAACAATAGCAGAGAATAGCTCAAGCCCTCTTCATACATGGAATGTAGTAGTAGTTTTCAAGTTGACTTATCTTAATTGATTTACTAACAAAAACTTATGTTTTAATTcaagagaaaaatcaaagcCTGGCCTGCCCTACAACTACAAAACATTGTAGTTGAATACATCCCTAATGTGCTACTCATGCTATGCCCACTGCAGACACAGTGTATATGTTCCTAAGAAGCATTGGAAATGAAATACAATTGGACGGTACAATCCACTGAATCCACATCCATCTATCCAAATGCTTATGTAACATCACCTTCAAGTGTAACTACAGCAGTAAGATGTGTAGTCTCTAGTGGGTCTGTCTTCTGTGGTAATAGCTGATAAATATACACTATAAATAACCATTGTACGCCCTGTCACAAAAGGAGTGTAAAAGAAAGCACCTCAGAGGATTTCAGTGTAAACAGAGGGTATATCGTGCTGTTGTAGCATTTATCTGATCCCTTATAATTGCAACCACTGAATGATCTGTGTGGATTATCTGTATTGGTGTGGTGTGAGTGAGAGCCTGTGAAGTTTGGCAAGCAGCAACCGCATCTCACAGATTCTTGAGACATGGGACAAAACACGTTCAGCATTTGAAACTGCTATtgggtttaaaaatgaaaatattttcaactttAGATGTAATGAGGGATTAATTATAGAATGTATTCAGCACAATTATCCCCTtcaatgtaatttaataattattatatcaaaTCTATGACACTTATTGTCTTACCACTACATCTTAAACAGCATGTCCACAGAGAAGGGTTCAATTATTCATGTGCAATAAAAtggatacaaatatttttgaatGAGTAAAAGAGCTTGTTccataaaaagaaacatttaatacTATCTCATATCAGAGCAAAGACACTTGCATATTTCATAAGGTTTCAAAGTTGTGTCCCCACTTTTTGTCAACACCGTCagacattcattaaaatgtaataaaatcagGTAATATTAGGGGCAGCAGTCACTCTGAAGGATCCATTTTCACATTCCACCTATGCAGAGTGCATCCATGGCAGACAGGGTCAAGTAAGGTATAGTTTGAGAGTATTTTAAATCTTAATGTTAATATGTCCTGTGTCACCACCATGATATGTCAACACCGTCTTCACACATCGAGTGTTCAGATCATTTTATTCTCCTGAAGTAGATTCTGTTAGCATCTGGCATCaagctgaaaacaaaatgtctgaggGTGGTGACAGGCCAATTACGGAGTTGACATTCAATCAGAAGTTTTTTGAGTCATTTGAGTCAAATATAGAAATAGGTTATTAGTTTGTCTAATTAATACTAAATATGTGACATCagcattttctgcttttttattgtttttgtgaattgATAGTCATCAACTCTATCAGGGTTTAGGAAACGTAGGgcgtacacacacataatggTGAAGCTACATAGACACACTTTATGGGTCTAGCATAATgtgagtgaaaatgtatttgtgttttgggtGTCTGATGGTGGTCTAAGGTTGTATCAAAGCATACCTCAGTAGCTTAGTACATGGTAGATACATACATGGAGTTTAATTTGTCTGATGTTAAGGTTTCATGTTTTGTCCCACTTCTCAAGAATCAGTGCTCTGTTTCATTGTGACAATTATGCAAGACTCACAGCCAGTTTAACTTGATACTGACGCCTTTACTCACAAGGACAGTTGATGAAGAAAGTGTGAACTGCATTGTGATCAAACTGTCTCTGTCAGGCTGTCCAGGTAGAGAAGAAAGAagctgaggcagaggaggaggagggtggaaaggacaaagaaaacgataaggagaaaggagaggaggctgCCCTGGAGAACGAGGAGGACaaagacagggaggaggagaaggagtcTGGTCCTGAAGGAGGCAGTAAGGGAGAGAACGAGGAGAagacaacagaggaggaggccaaAGCTCCCAGAGCTCCACGCCGACCCAAGACCATGCAGATCAAGATCACTCTGCTCGATGACGCTCTGTATGAGTGTGAGCTGGACGTAAGATCActtctcatttttatttgttttgccatACATCAtgaaagaagaacaaagaagGAACATTTTATGTCAAATTTTATATCAAAATTATTTGATATTAACGGTTATAGATACTGTAATAAAGTAAATAGTGCTTAACCAGGTTTATGCTAGTTAACAGGGGCTATTAAAATTCCCACAACACAAAGTCTTGTATTTAAGTTGCttattttgtttgattaaaaGTCTTGTCTGGTCACTGATTTACTAAATTATTTAGTGGAGTGGCGATTCTTAAAATTCTACAAATGTAACTGACAACCTGTTTCTGTCGTCTTTTCTATTCCTCTATAAAACATATTGCTGTTGCCAAATTTGTCTCATTCTGGTCCCCTTTATGTATTTGTATCAGAAACATGCCACAGGCCAGGAGCTGTTCATGAAAGTGTGTGACCATCTCAACCTGCTGGAGAAAGACTACTATGGCCTTGTCATCTGGGACACGCCTACCATGAGGGTGAGCTGGATTCTGACTGTCAGCAGTTAGTATCAGTCCAACTTAAGTGGGAACAAAATCATTACTTGCAAACTACTACTACATTCCATGTATGAAGAGGGGTTGAGATATTCTCTGCTATTGGTGTGTGTGGATTCAGTGAACACATCTagttcattattttatatttaccaTTGAACCTGTTTTGTCTTGAAACATGCATGTGATTCAGtaatgaacagagagagaacatttaTAGTTTACAAGTCAAACCTAAGTAGAAGTATAATATATTATCTGCAAAATGTAATGATGATAAACTACTCATTATGGCAGTACTTTAATATTcaagaaacattttaacaacattATTCTAAGTCATAACAATAAATTCTAATGTATAATAGAATCATATGTTTTGTGCATAAAATCTTTGAGGCATATCTGTAAAAGTAGCACGTTTTGCACACCTCCATCTAATGATTGTAATGATACATGAATGCTACTACTACTTAAATGTCAGCAGTTAGTATCAATCGAACTATTCCAACCTCAATGTgtagcagaggagagagaaaccgGGAACAGTTGTGCACcctcaggtttcagctctgactagttgttataatgagaGTGATAATTatagatgtaaagatgttattaatagTTAGAGTTATTAATGTTTCATCTCTCATTTTCTTGATCAGACTTGGATGGACCTGGCCAAGGAGATCCGCAGGCAGGTACAAGGTGAgcttacatttaaatatatattgtgttctcattttcttttttaacatgtagtttttatcattttttttcatcacaccctctgttttttcccccctcaagGTGCCAACTACAATTTCACTTTCAATGTGAAATTCTATCCACCGGACCCAGCCCAACTTTCTGAAGACATAACAAGGTATCTCATGAGTTCCAGTGAATGTGTCAGTGACCGCCTACAAACATCATTTTATTGCATTCAAAGCTTAATGTGGAAACAATTGATTTTTCCAGATGATGGCTaagtttaacattttatgtGACAATCAGTGATTTTTGGAGCCCATATCTGATGTTCATCaatttttaatttatgtttctaTCGTTCTATTTTGTCATAGGTTAGAACATATTATTTTTGATATGTAAAGGAAAAACTTACACCATTTATGGCACCTAAGGGTGGGCGTGAGCTTAAATACAGTTCAGCAAGAAGCAGTTCATTTACTTAGACCCTTTCCTCTGGGTTAACTACCTTTCTCAGGGAGGTTTACACCCGGGTCTGTGTCTCGGTTGATTAGTCGGTTTtattgtaagcaagattatgcaaaaactactggacagttTGCCACTAAACTTTATGGAAGGATGCACTCTCATCTGGTCTTGGTGGAGTGTCATTCTAATTCACTCCAAGATTGACATTAATATTGTAAGCAAACATTGCAGGGGCGTGTACAGATGAGAATTTGACTGAGCATGACCGTTTCTTTGACCTTTGATTAATAGTTTATCTGTTATCATGATATCAGAACTTTATACACAGTACATGTAATCCCTGTTTGTGCATTGAAGGTACTACCTGTGTCTCCAGCTGCGGAAGGACATCCTGCAGGGTCGCCTTCCATGCTCCTTCGTGACGCTGGCCCTTCTGGGCTCCTACGCGCTGCAGTCGGAGCTGGGCGAGTATGACCCTGAGGTGCATGGCAGTGAATATGCGAAGGAAATGAAAATGGCTCAGGGTCAGACCAAGGAGCTTGAGGACAAAATGATGGAGCTCCACCACACATACAGGTCAGAACACTGCCTCAGCTAAGCAGTGGTTAAAGAGGCGCTCAGATTCGAGTGCTTTTTGTGTCCACAGCAGTTTTAAGTGGATCTGTCAAACCATAATATTACAAGTCAAACCTAAGTACAAAATATtatctgtaaaaatgtaatgatgatAAACTACTCATTATGGCAGTACTTTAATATTCAAGCAACATTTGAACATTATTCTAATTTATAACAATACATTCTAATGTATAATAGAATCATGTGTTTTGTGCCTTAAATCTTTGAGGCGTATGAACATACTTGTCTCTAAAAGTAGCACGTTTTGCACACCTCCATCTAATGATTGTAATGATACATGAATTCTATTACTACTTAAATAAAAGAGAGATTAGGAGAAAGGGGAAAAACTACCTTTCCCAACTCTCTCTCAAACAGTGACTACAggttttctttgatttctgctgctgtggcaggATAATGAGTCCAGCCCAGGCAGACCTGATGTTCCTGGAGAATGCCAAGAAACTGTCTATGTACGGAGTGGACCTCCACCAGGCCAAGGTGAGAGCAGGAGCTGGTCAACtcttctctgctgtttgtgatTCAACCTTCTGaaactatatataaatgttGGGAaagtgtaaagtgctttgagtggtcatcaagactagagaagcactttataaatacaaaccatttaccatttagctTTGTCTGTTCATAGATTCAATGTCATGCATCACAGAAGCATGAGTGACCACCAGGAAGACATGCGACATGTCAGCTTTTACAGTAGAAATCAGGTCAATCTCTTTGCATCAGAGCAGGGATTTAAACCAAATATAGAAGAAGGGATTTTTTTAGGACTGTACTGCCGCCCAGTGGATGATGGTGAGCAGTACAAGGAAGCTGCATCATAAAGCGGAGGTAAATACGAGGGACATCTGAGGACATCTTTTCTACTGACATAGAAATCACTGGTGGTAGTACATGTGGTagtaaacatttcaaacacatggTGTGTGCTGATCACCACTAAAACTTTGCATTAACTGTCCCAATGTCATATTTGtataaatggactgcatttatatagtcTGTCGAACAAAGAGCTTTACTATGtttcattcacccattcataaaCAGATGGCAAACCATCTGGAGCAGTTAAGAGTTCATCTCATGGACACTTCAATAAtatctggaggagctggggatcatAACCTTTGACCACTAGAAAGCCACTTTGCCTTCTGAGCCCCATGTAAATAAGACACATTAACATGTCATCAGTCCTGCAGATAGTCTGGTACAATGACCTGTTTTAATGCAAGGTCATTTTAGCATTTACAACTTTCACCACTCGAAAAGCCATACACTCAGGAGACAATTGCGTAGAGCACTCCTAGAATCTGGATGCAGAATCAAAGCAGCTCATTGACTTAAAATCCTCATCAAGTCTACAAATCTACAATATTTACAAGTAACAAAACTGAACTTaagtaattattaaaaaaagagtgAGGTCAGATTGTAATCAACCTTTTGTTTACTCATGAGATAGAACCAGTTATAGTGGCAGTCCAACTCAACCTCAAGATACATCCTGAAAAATTAAAGTGGATGTTATGTTATTGGGTATCTGTTAAAATGGACTTCTTGATCAAAAGGCAGGTAGGTATGATACTGGTCACTTAGCCCTCACActacaaacaaaccacagcagTCTTCTTGGAACTGGACCTAGACCCTCCTCTTCATGCGGCTCGAGTGAGGTCATTTAGTCATAAAATGCAtcatacagacagtttccaaGTCACAGTTGCTAAGGTGTGCCAATACAATGAGAACATGTGGCAGAACGTCAATGTGTTGCACTTTAGACAGTGCTCTGCACCACCATAGTGAAATCATTATGTGGAGGAATGTTGGTTATCCTTCCACACGACTCTCATGCTGACTGAAGCTGCTTTGGTTTGCAGTGCAACagacattttaagacattttgaAGGTTCCGTCAAGTTGTCTTCGTTTACTGAAATCTCCAGTTCCTGTTGATAGTTGATGgatgtctttgtgtctctgggTTTGTCTGTCAGGATCTGGATGGAGTTGACATCATGTTGGGGGTTTGCTCCAGTGGTCTGATGGtttacaaagacaaactgaggaTCAACCGTTTCCCTTGGCCCAAAGTCCTCAAAGTCTCATACAAACGCAGCAGCTTCTTCATCAAAATAAGACCATCAGAGGTACAGCATTTTTTCATATCGACAAACATTCATCCATCTGtaaaatctgttgtttactgAGCTTATTCAAACCATGAAAGAAACCTTAGTGTTAATTTCATTAATCTCATATTAAATGGTTTGTGTTTCAACAGGTGGAACAGTATGAGAGTGCAATTGGCTTCAAACTGCCCAATTACAAGGCAGCCAAGAAACtgtggaaagtgtgtgtggagcatCACACCTTCTTCAGGTGAGCTGTTGAATTCCTTAAAGCTGGGCTCAGACTGCAGGAGCTTTAAAAACCTGtctggttttt
Encoded proteins:
- the epb41a gene encoding protein 4.1 isoform X2 translates to MTTDEAESHQKKPRPQEEAGQDARPPSPEEEQLRPRNRNSASRGLSRLFSSFLKRRSQCESEGGEKEDKKEEEEAKAPIADPEPELRTEGEVALDQHSVNSAEAQAVQVEKKEAEAEEEEGGKDKENDKEKGEEAALENEEDKDREEEKESGPEGGSKGENEEKTTEEEAKAPRAPRRPKTMQIKITLLDDALYECELDKHATGQELFMKVCDHLNLLEKDYYGLVIWDTPTMRTWMDLAKEIRRQVQGANYNFTFNVKFYPPDPAQLSEDITRYYLCLQLRKDILQGRLPCSFVTLALLGSYALQSELGEYDPEVHGSEYAKEMKMAQGQTKELEDKMMELHHTYRIMSPAQADLMFLENAKKLSMYGVDLHQAKDLDGVDIMLGVCSSGLMVYKDKLRINRFPWPKVLKVSYKRSSFFIKIRPSEVEQYESAIGFKLPNYKAAKKLWKVCVEHHTFFRLTSSEMVTTPRKFLALGSKFRYSGRTQAQTRQASSLIDRPAPLFQRSSSKRNSRSLDGAMASTPDNKSTRPVSAPVMSPVSPGEASPSPLLPTLHRSVHRDGYAPKSHRSADRKAEMKRESQSAEYTRSHSPRPESTPEIKTVARRERRHSPSVTTANGEREKKSQHSPQDKTKAEVVRVRKKRAKKLEGETIYIRHSNLMLEDVDKTQTGIMRHHTSISELKRSFMESVPEPRPSEWDKRLSTNSPFRTASFNGQLPPASPVLKTQTIIISDVTNSLRGTVTYKDVPLVHTETKTITYESAQPVDSLAERDSGVLLSAQTITSETISTTTTTQITKTVKGGISETRIEKRIVITGDTEIDHDKALAQAIKEAKEQHPDMSVTKVVVHQETEITPE
- the epb41a gene encoding protein 4.1 isoform X1, which produces MTTDEAESHQKKPRPQEEAGQDARPPSPEEEQLRPRNRNSASRGLSRLFSSFLKRRSQCESEGGEKEDKKEEEEAKAPIADPEPELRTEGEVALDQHSVNSAEAQAVQVEKKEAEAEEEEGGKDKENDKEKGEEAALENEEDKDREEEKESGPEGGSKGENEEKTTEEEAKAPRAPRRPKTMQIKITLLDDALYECELDKHATGQELFMKVCDHLNLLEKDYYGLVIWDTPTMRTWMDLAKEIRRQVQGANYNFTFNVKFYPPDPAQLSEDITRYYLCLQLRKDILQGRLPCSFVTLALLGSYALQSELGEYDPEVHGSEYAKEMKMAQGQTKELEDKMMELHHTYRIMSPAQADLMFLENAKKLSMYGVDLHQAKDLDGVDIMLGVCSSGLMVYKDKLRINRFPWPKVLKVSYKRSSFFIKIRPSEVEQYESAIGFKLPNYKAAKKLWKVCVEHHTFFRLTSSEMVTTPRKFLALGSKFRYSGRTQAQTRQASSLIDRPAPLFQRSSSKRNSRSLDGAMASTPDNKSTRPVSAPVMSPVSPGEASPSPLLPTLHRSVHRDGYAPKSHRSADRKAEMKRESQSAEYTRSHSPRPESTPEIKTVARRERRHSPSVTTANGEREKKSQHSPQDKTKAEVVRVRKKRAKKLEGETIYIRHSNLMLEDVDKTQTGIMRHHTSISELKRSFMESVPEPRPSEWDKRLSTNSPFRTASFNGQLPPASPVLKTQTIIISDVTNSLRGTVTYKDVPLVHTETKTITYESAQVSLPQPVDSLAERDSGVLLSAQTITSETISTTTTTQITKTVKGGISETRIEKRIVITGDTEIDHDKALAQAIKEAKEQHPDMSVTKVVVHQETEITPE